In Haliscomenobacter hydrossis DSM 1100, the DNA window AGTATTGAAGGAGTGAAAAGTCTGAACAGTTATTTTGTCGTTGTTCCTAGGCTGATAAGCAGAGATTTTGTACTCTTGCCTTCCAAAAAAAAAATTCTATGCGCAGCAATATTCTTCTATTGGTGGTTTTAGCACTCGCTACTTTCTCTTGTGTAGCTGACCAGGCCAGTTCAGATACACAATCTTTGCTGGATGAGTTGTTCCCGAATCAATTCAACATAGTTGCAGGAGATAAAGCGCCCAGCAAAACGGATAGCCTTATTCTGGTACAAGTGCAATCCAAAACGAATCCCGACCTGCAATTTACCCTTGATTACTACCCGGCGAAAGACCAGGGTGGGCTGCAAAAAGACGCCGTACAAAATGCGTTCAAAGCCGCTCAAACCAATGCCAAACCCGCAGGAGAATTGCTGAAAGCTTTACAAAAAAGTGGCCTGAAAAATATATTGGTTGGTGCGGACATGGCCCAACACACCGTCGTGTTACAATTGTACGAAGAGCCCTTCTCCTCCGCATTTAGCTCCAGAATCAAACAGATCCAAAAAATCTGTGCCGATTGGGCTGCTCAACGCAAGATGTCTCCCTGCAAACTCACTTTGCTCGTCATGGATCCCAAAGCCTGGGGGCAAAAATTTAAAGGAATCATCGATGCCCGCTTTATCAATTATAACGACCCCTGGATTTATGCCCATACCATTGCTGATGCCCGTGCTGATTTGGCCGATCCTGATGCTGCGGAATTTTTGCCGGGTAGTTTGCGCCTGAGTGGCAATCGGGAAATGGACATCCGCAAAAAAGCATACGCTAAAGTCAATGAGTTTTTGCTAGCTTCCCAAACAACGGAATTCCATGTTGAGCTACAGTCCATGGTCAATGTGGAATGGGATTTGCGCAGCATGGACAAAATCCGTTATTTTTTTCCTTATTGTCAAGCTACTGAAGAAACCAAAAACGACAGCTGCATGGGTAACTTTGCTGGCCGCGTTGTTTGTAGTTACAACTTTAAGACGGGAAAAATGCAGGTGGCTTTAATTTAGGTTTTAGGTTTTAGGTTTTAAGTTATCGGGCACCTCGGCTTCACTTCGGCTTCGCTCAGTGACCAGCTCGGTGACCGATAACTTAAAACCTAAAACTTAAAACTAGTTCAGGTTCGGAAACTGCCCCTTGAGTTGATCGTCCATCGTATCGGCCCAATGTTCAAAGTCGCTGATGAACGTACTGAGTTCATTAAAGTCAATCCCCTTGATGTCGCGTTCGAAGGTGGCCCAAACCTTGTTGGCGTTGGGCAAAAGGGTGAATTTGATGCCAAATTTTTCGTCGTTCAGCTCCAACAAACGGCGGTAAAAGCCCAGCAATTGATTGGTAGCGGGCACGTCCATAATGGGTGCGAAAATGCGGATAAAGTCCCGCCGGGTTCCGTTGTCGTAATTGAGTTTGTGGATCACAATCTGAATGGTGGCCGATCCTTTGGTCCAGGTCCAGTACAATTTTTCGGCATTGTACACCGTATGCCGATCCAGTCCAACGGATTCTGCGTAGCAGTGCACCATTTCTACGACTTTGTTGTACTGCACATCGGCAGGGTGTGATGGGTTTTGTGTGTTTTCCATGGGTTAATCATTGGGTTATGAATATATTGCCTTCACAATATCGGCAATTTTAGAAAATTATCCCAATTTTACCGAAGTCATCGTCAAAGACCCACCTACCGCTTTGTCATTGAAAAAATGTACGGGATCGTTTTTGTCCTGCAAGCCCAAAATGTACAACAAAGGGTAATAGTGATCGGGCGTAGGAATGGCCAGTTTAGCCGATTTGTGCAGGCCTTCGTATTGGATCAAAGGTTGGTGATTGCCATCGGCGATGTGCGTTTTGAACAGGTCGTTCATTTCCAAAGTCCAATCAAAACCGTAGGAGTCATCTTTCAACCGATCCCAGGCCACCATGCCCAGGTTGTGCACCATGTTGCCACTGCCCACAATGAGCACCCCTTTTTTGCGCAGCTCCGCCAATTCCTGAATCAACTCATAGTGGTATTGGGGCGACTTGTAATAGTCAATGCTCAATTGCAATACAGGAATATTGGCCTCCGGATACATGTGCCGAATGACCGTCCAGGTGCCGTGGTCGAGTCCCCATTCGTGATCGAGTCCAACTGGCGTTTTGGTGATGAGTTTCTGGGTAGTTTCGGCCAGTTCCGGATTGCCCGGCGCGGGATATTGTACGTCAAACAGTGCTTTTGGGAAGCCACCAAAATCGTGGATGGTGCGCGGCGTTGGCATGGCCGTAACATGGGTGCCACGGGTAAGCCAGTGTGCGGATACGACCAATACCGCCTTGGGTACAGGCATGTCTTTGGCCAGTTGTTTCCAACCTTGGCTGAAGATATTGTCCTCGATGCCATTCATGGGCGATCCATGCCCAAGGAACAACAGTGGCATTTTTACATCCTGTTCTTCCAGTTCATCCCGGAAGTTTTGAAAAGATCCCATGGTCATCATAACGGCAGCTCCTGATATGGTTTTAATGAATTGCTTGCGT includes these proteins:
- the ygiD gene encoding 4,5-DOPA dioxygenase extradiol gives rise to the protein MMTMGSFQNFRDELEEQDVKMPLLFLGHGSPMNGIEDNIFSQGWKQLAKDMPVPKAVLVVSAHWLTRGTHVTAMPTPRTIHDFGGFPKALFDVQYPAPGNPELAETTQKLITKTPVGLDHEWGLDHGTWTVIRHMYPEANIPVLQLSIDYYKSPQYHYELIQELAELRKKGVLIVGSGNMVHNLGMVAWDRLKDDSYGFDWTLEMNDLFKTHIADGNHQPLIQYEGLHKSAKLAIPTPDHYYPLLYILGLQDKNDPVHFFNDKAVGGSLTMTSVKLG
- a CDS encoding YbjN domain-containing protein yields the protein MENTQNPSHPADVQYNKVVEMVHCYAESVGLDRHTVYNAEKLYWTWTKGSATIQIVIHKLNYDNGTRRDFIRIFAPIMDVPATNQLLGFYRRLLELNDEKFGIKFTLLPNANKVWATFERDIKGIDFNELSTFISDFEHWADTMDDQLKGQFPNLN